The Plasmodium sp. gorilla clade G2 genome assembly, chromosome: 3 region aATATGAATGGTTATGCTATGAATAATTCAGAAAATTcatgtattaataataatgaaaaggaCGAGATTGAAAAAATGGATGTAAATAACAATTTAATAATAGAAGAAACAGAAAGAGAaacatatttgaaaaaaaataatatccaTAATTTAAGTGATGttcttaataatattgataaaataaaatcatcacaaataatatataaaaatattaaaagtaaaaatgatattatggaatatcataaaataaattttttaaatgaaaatatagatGTATGGCCTGTACATTGTgttaaaaatacatatggATGTAAAGTACATAACAAACTTATCAgacatataaatgatattattattaaaaaggcAAGAacagaaaataaagataGTCATACAATATTTGAAAATGAACAagtaaatacaaatatacagaaattattaaaacaaaagaatATCACATCTGTATATGTCTGTggttttatttttgaatattgTGTTAAAGAAACAGCACTCAGCTTTTTAAATCAGGGGTATGAAACTTATATTGTTGAAGATGCAACAGCTTATTTATTTGACCGACAGgaagataaattatttttacaaaataaaggAGTCAAATTTATTAACTCATCAAAACTTTTGTCTTAACctgtaaaaattttaatatatatatatatatagtattgtgtttatatatatttcatcttGTTATTTAATtaggtatatttttttttttttttttttcttttcattttatttaataagttTTTGAAAATGGctatattttaaagaataataattttttatattccgtTGTGTAATTTGaaattgtatataaatttatttttaaaagaaataaattattacatacatatatgcacatatatatatatatatatatatatatatgtttttatttattcgtGTGTGTGTAAGGATtattctattattattatgttatgCGCATTTTTAATCTTTGttttaccaaaaaaaaattagttataatttattaaaaaaaaaaaaaaaaaaaggggacttttttttatattatataaacatatagaATGTGTactttttcatattaatatatttttaaatctatatattatatatatatatatatatatatacatatttttatttttttttttttttatttgcaatttttcaaattatttaatgttttttttttttttttttttttttttttaaatatctttttaatttCCGAATAATaacttatttaatatttattaaattgttctttatcatattttaaagCTCTTCTTTTCCATGcccataaaataaaattttcgttatgtaataaatatcttttattaCTTTCCAAAGAAACCTgaaattgtttatatattaaaaggggaaataataaaaaaagaaatatatattacctacatgtatatatatatatatatatatatatatatatatatatatatatgtatatattttgcatttataaaataaaaaaaaatatactaatAACATATGTGagatttatattaatttttttattattcttattatttaatttcttttatatattataaattttcctctttaatattataccTTGACACATTTATCTTGAATAAGATTATTTATCAAATTAAAGTAGGTTCGTTTAACCTTTTTTGTAgactgaaaaaaaaaaattaaaaaaaattaagactAAAGttaaaacatacatatatatatatatatatatatatatataaatatttccataatttttataaaccaTCTTgtaatttcatatttttatctatttaaatttttaatatgtaacaatgaatatataaaataaaatatattgtatataataattatagaaattatatatatatatatatatgtatagatatattcttatatatctTACATTGATAACGATATGCTTAAACTTTTTCAAATAcctacaaaataaataaatacaaatacatatatatatatatatatctatatatatattttcttttattttatttctttaatttcCATGATATACCAAGCCAAAAGTTCTGTATCTgaacatttttcttttttta contains the following coding sequences:
- a CDS encoding nicotinamidase, putative is translated as MKCLVIVDAQNDFLPNGSFNSKAEYFDVIDKINNVRLNLYKCSEENLLKLKDCKDIIEEKGGRKYEHMYEDQDIVEYSKCHNIIDDENNNEDIYLFPMNENIHNNINGYPHDCMNNIYNNNNNEINNNCNNNYYNNVVNLSNHIEHVDDTIDYNNIKSNSDNSKFGMSIITIDYHPAMHISFAETHRLIYEKICNNNLKYNNNINNNSNMNGYAMNNSENSCINNNEKDEIEKMDVNNNLIIEETERETYLKKNNIHNLSDVLNNIDKIKSSQIIYKNIKSKNDIMEYHKINFLNENIDVWPVHCVKNTYGCKVHNKLIRHINDIIIKKARTENKDSHTIFENEQVNTNIQKLLKQKNITSVYVCGFIFEYCVKETALSFLNQGYETYIVEDATAYLFDRQEDKLFLQNKGVKFINSSKLLS